The following coding sequences are from one Desulfosporosinus orientis DSM 765 window:
- a CDS encoding MATE family efflux transporter gives MEQTHSIKEKLRQFFIILFPILVTQVTLFSMTFFDTMMSGQASPSDLAGVAIGSSLWVPVSTGLGGVFSAITPIVAHLIGGRRNYEVAHKVIQGVYLAIILAVCVILIGSLTLDWALSSMMLESGVREIARKYLIALAFGIPALFVYQILRSFMDALGETRITMLMALLSLPINVLLNYILIFGKFGFPALGGVGAGIASALSYWFLILIAIWIIVRHPAFSAYHVFGKGYPISLPTWGEQLKIGIPIGFSIFFETSIFAAVTLLMSAFDTATIAAHQGAMNFASMIYMIPLSFSIAMTILVGFEAGAHRFQDARLYSRLGIVSSLVMAVLTAIILLSFREQIAGLYSKELKVIQLTQQFLIFALFFQFSDAIATPIQGILRGYKDVTVPFITALVAYWLVALPAGYLLAHFSLLGAFGYWVGLIAGISFNAAALLRRLYMVQNKRVARVEML, from the coding sequence AGAAAAGCTCAGGCAGTTTTTCATCATACTTTTTCCGATTCTGGTCACTCAAGTTACACTTTTCTCAATGACCTTCTTTGATACCATGATGTCAGGGCAGGCTAGTCCCTCTGATTTGGCCGGAGTAGCTATAGGCTCAAGCCTCTGGGTTCCGGTCAGCACCGGATTAGGCGGAGTTTTTTCAGCTATCACACCGATTGTGGCCCATTTAATCGGTGGCAGACGGAATTATGAAGTCGCCCACAAAGTAATTCAGGGTGTCTACTTAGCGATAATTCTTGCCGTTTGTGTTATTTTAATAGGCAGTCTGACTTTGGACTGGGCCCTTTCATCGATGATGCTTGAATCAGGAGTCCGGGAAATCGCGCGCAAATATTTAATCGCACTGGCCTTTGGAATTCCGGCCCTTTTCGTTTATCAGATCCTGCGTTCATTTATGGACGCCTTGGGCGAAACCCGGATTACCATGTTGATGGCGCTGCTTTCATTGCCTATCAACGTCTTGCTTAACTATATCCTGATTTTTGGGAAATTCGGTTTTCCGGCTTTGGGGGGCGTGGGTGCCGGTATAGCTTCAGCGCTGTCCTATTGGTTTTTAATCCTGATTGCCATCTGGATAATAGTGCGTCATCCGGCATTTTCTGCCTATCATGTCTTCGGCAAAGGCTATCCCATTTCCCTTCCAACTTGGGGTGAACAATTGAAAATCGGGATTCCCATTGGGTTTTCCATCTTCTTTGAAACCAGCATCTTTGCTGCAGTGACTTTGCTCATGAGTGCCTTTGACACCGCGACCATCGCTGCTCACCAAGGGGCGATGAATTTCGCAAGCATGATTTACATGATTCCGCTGAGCTTTTCCATAGCGATGACGATACTGGTGGGCTTTGAGGCAGGAGCTCACCGTTTTCAGGATGCAAGGCTTTATTCCCGGCTGGGAATTGTCAGCTCGCTGGTGATGGCCGTGCTCACAGCCATTATCTTGCTCAGCTTCCGGGAGCAGATCGCCGGTTTATACTCCAAGGAATTGAAGGTTATTCAGCTTACCCAACAGTTTCTGATCTTTGCTTTGTTTTTTCAGTTCTCCGATGCCATCGCTACTCCTATTCAGGGTATCCTGCGCGGCTATAAAGACGTCACTGTACCCTTTATAACAGCTCTGGTTGCCTATTGGTTAGTGGCTTTGCCGGCAGGTTATCTCCTTGCCCATTTCAGTTTGTTAGGAGCCTTTGGTTACTGGGTCGGGCTGATTGCAGGAATCAGCTTCAATGCAGCCGCTTTGCTGAGACGGCTCTATATGGTTCAAAACAAACGAGTTGCCAGAGTGGAAATGCTCTAA
- a CDS encoding LysE family translocator has protein sequence MLQMIIYSITIMYTPGPVTITAANIGLNRKFKDGLPFYAGVSLAIFVLYILIGFFGSLLLPSHDLWPISLIGGIYMLYLAYKIFLSNVDLNKAFFTKIGFRDGFLMQIFNPKAIIAVMPVVTIYFPQLNITGIKILYMAIFFTLLVFGAPALYAIIGQFFSDIIQNQKVILFFNKIMSLILTYIALSILYHDLYLRFF, from the coding sequence ATGCTGCAAATGATAATTTATTCAATAACCATTATGTATACACCTGGTCCTGTAACTATTACCGCTGCCAATATAGGCTTAAACCGAAAATTCAAAGATGGCTTACCTTTTTATGCCGGTGTTAGTTTAGCTATTTTCGTCCTGTACATATTGATCGGATTCTTTGGCAGCCTGCTGCTTCCATCCCATGACTTATGGCCCATCAGCTTGATTGGCGGTATATACATGCTCTATTTAGCTTATAAAATATTCCTCTCTAATGTTGATTTAAATAAAGCTTTTTTTACGAAGATAGGATTTCGCGATGGCTTTCTTATGCAGATTTTCAATCCAAAGGCTATAATTGCTGTAATGCCTGTTGTAACCATTTATTTTCCTCAATTAAATATCACCGGGATTAAAATTCTTTACATGGCTATCTTTTTTACCCTGCTTGTTTTTGGGGCACCAGCTTTATATGCTATTATCGGCCAGTTTTTCTCCGATATTATTCAGAACCAAAAAGTGATTCTTTTCTTCAATAAGATAATGTCTTTAATCTTGACTTACATTGCCTTATCCATTTTATACCACGACCTATATTTGCGCTTTTTCTAA
- a CDS encoding PLP-dependent aminotransferase family protein, with product MKLDQYGNEISWIPKLNTRDDIPLYQALVQAIQDDINKGILMRGYKMPPQRVLANQLGLNHGTVTRAYKICEEKGLVKGIVGKGTFIAASPGLPISLLTDHKDTDLISLGMAIPLYECNPLIETHIKQVRDSMDYGLTMTYCPPEGHIKHRYVAANWLIKYKINVEAENILITSGTQNALAIILMTLFEKGDRIVVDEYTYTGLISLASYMSVILIPVLGDEQGMDIEDLKSTCKREQPKGIYLMADYHNPTTVTLSVERRKALAKVIEDNNLLLIEDATFSFSLEKKIKPVSAYIPEQSLFIMGTSKAISPAFRISYIAAPSSLVEKLSHGLNNIIWMASPYTSEIVSLLQSTGAYERIEEEKIRLLKERNKRFDEIMTGYDVLPAPTSCYRFLQLPSNYDDVELEYLALEKGVQILSANRFYVGSKPEKPTIRLAVSAPNTLEELEIALNIIKELLDNYRRRKSLYPVL from the coding sequence ATGAAACTGGATCAATATGGTAACGAAATAAGCTGGATACCGAAACTAAATACAAGGGATGATATCCCCTTATATCAAGCCCTTGTGCAAGCAATACAAGATGATATTAATAAAGGGATACTGATGCGTGGTTATAAAATGCCGCCGCAACGTGTACTTGCTAACCAACTTGGCCTTAATCATGGTACGGTTACAAGAGCGTATAAAATTTGTGAAGAAAAAGGTTTGGTTAAAGGTATTGTTGGGAAAGGGACCTTTATAGCTGCAAGTCCCGGACTACCCATCTCATTATTAACGGATCATAAAGATACTGATTTGATTAGTTTAGGTATGGCAATCCCTCTTTATGAATGCAATCCTTTAATTGAAACGCACATTAAACAAGTCCGGGATTCCATGGATTATGGCTTAACCATGACTTATTGTCCGCCGGAAGGACATATTAAACATCGCTATGTTGCGGCTAATTGGCTAATAAAGTATAAAATCAATGTTGAGGCTGAAAACATTCTCATTACATCGGGAACACAAAATGCGTTGGCTATTATTCTTATGACACTTTTTGAAAAAGGGGACAGAATCGTTGTTGATGAATACACATATACAGGTTTAATAAGTTTAGCTTCATATATGAGTGTTATTCTAATTCCTGTATTGGGAGATGAACAGGGTATGGATATTGAAGATTTAAAGTCCACCTGTAAACGGGAACAACCTAAGGGCATCTATTTAATGGCAGATTATCACAATCCGACCACAGTAACCTTGAGTGTTGAAAGAAGAAAAGCGCTGGCGAAAGTTATTGAAGACAATAATTTACTGCTTATAGAAGACGCCACCTTTAGCTTTAGTCTGGAAAAGAAAATTAAGCCGGTAAGCGCATATATTCCGGAGCAGAGTCTGTTTATAATGGGTACATCAAAAGCAATTAGTCCGGCTTTTCGTATATCGTATATTGCTGCTCCGTCATCTCTGGTTGAGAAGTTATCCCATGGACTTAACAACATTATCTGGATGGCATCGCCATACACTTCGGAAATTGTATCACTTCTTCAATCAACTGGGGCATATGAACGCATAGAAGAAGAAAAAATCCGCTTGCTTAAAGAACGCAATAAACGTTTTGATGAAATTATGACAGGATACGATGTATTACCGGCCCCAACTTCATGTTATCGATTTCTTCAGCTGCCAAGCAACTATGATGATGTTGAATTAGAATACTTGGCATTAGAAAAAGGTGTTCAAATTTTATCTGCTAATCGATTCTATGTAGGATCGAAACCTGAAAAACCAACGATTCGGCTGGCTGTCAGTGCACCAAATACCCTGGAAGAACTGGAAATAGCACTAAATATTATCAAAGAATTACTGGATAATTATCGAAGACGAAAAAGTCTCTACCCAGTTCTGTAA
- a CDS encoding fibronectin type III domain-containing protein, with product MFKSGKKVFIGALTVGCLFGGSVLSNVTVANADTIQGNSQQMIGFQTGMDDQRLLNMWLQLGISNQQQSGEQPGQRVRQQFGQQPGQRVGQQSGEQPGQRVGQQPSQQLSPINIITQVASILNVEEQTITDELQAGNNLVEIAESYDVSEATLLTELEDLLGDAIDDAVTAGTITETQATEMKSQLTERLTQLVESTFNNSNSSLSAPTDLTATVESSSEIYLDWDSVSDATSYYIYRATSSSGTYSKIDTVKATSYTDTDLSDDTTYYYKVKAVNSSDTSAYSSIVHATTEEED from the coding sequence ATGTTCAAATCTGGTAAAAAAGTATTCATTGGTGCTTTAACTGTAGGGTGCTTATTTGGGGGGAGTGTACTGTCAAATGTAACAGTAGCAAATGCTGACACAATACAAGGAAACTCCCAGCAAATGATAGGCTTTCAAACAGGAATGGACGATCAGAGGCTGTTGAATATGTGGCTTCAATTGGGTATTTCTAATCAACAACAATCTGGGGAACAGCCTGGACAACGAGTTAGACAACAATTTGGGCAACAGCCTGGACAACGAGTTGGACAACAATCTGGAGAACAGCCTGGACAACGAGTTGGACAACAGCCTAGTCAACAACTGTCGCCAATTAATATCATTACACAAGTTGCAAGTATTCTAAACGTCGAGGAACAAACCATTACTGATGAATTACAAGCTGGCAATAACTTGGTTGAAATCGCTGAAAGTTATGATGTTAGTGAAGCCACTCTTTTGACGGAGCTAGAGGATCTTCTAGGCGATGCTATTGATGATGCAGTAACGGCGGGCACTATTACTGAAACTCAAGCCACAGAAATGAAAAGCCAATTAACTGAACGTCTGACACAACTTGTCGAGAGCACATTTAACAATTCGAACAGTTCTCTGTCGGCCCCAACTGATCTTACCGCTACAGTTGAAAGTTCCAGTGAAATATACCTAGACTGGGATTCTGTTAGTGATGCGACATCCTATTATATTTATAGAGCAACCTCTTCTTCAGGAACTTACTCAAAGATTGATACCGTTAAAGCCACAAGTTATACTGATACTGACTTGTCAGATGATACAACCTATTATTATAAAGTAAAGGCTGTAAACAGTTCTGATACAAGCGCATATTCATCAATAGTTCATGCTACTACAGAGGAAGAAGACTAG